One window from the genome of Kryptolebias marmoratus isolate JLee-2015 linkage group LG1, ASM164957v2, whole genome shotgun sequence encodes:
- the LOC108244979 gene encoding E3 ubiquitin-protein ligase TRIM21-like — MATGSSFLSEDRFRCSVCLDVFADPVTVPCGQWSAGGRQQWPGGPELFDSRPALRVNAFLSDMAAYFRSSAGRSAARTPPKDVLCDACAKSKQKAVKSSHRRTRLEPHRRTAMETQVCTKHDKPLEMFCRTDRAPVCLSCAASDHRRHHVVPLIDDWDGKRKELDVQQMIQERLLKIEQLNQSLKVSKEAAEGVMAAAVEDCAALIKSSRRNLDLLMDVIERKQEAAEAQAAGFVKELEEEISELLRRSLELKSPSRSEDRLQLRRNVPARDWTKARVQPSCDGTVRTAAAELGTLRRHMEKLCADVEVSRVRLYQVDVTLDRDTANPHLVLSEDRKRVGCGEAEQSVPDTPQRLSSFAVLGEQAFSSGRFYYEVQVGGKTKWELGVVRESINRKAENTICPENGYWVVWLRNGHYRALSGPSVPLHLKSKPQKVGVFVDQDEGLVRFYDPDAPVLIYSFAGCKFGGKLLPYFSPCPSDGGKNSTPLIISPISRTL; from the coding sequence ATGGCGACTGGCAGCAGCTTCCTGTCGGAGGATCGGTTCCGGTGCTCTGTGTGTCTGGACGTGTTCGCCGACCCGGTCACCGTCCCGTGCGGACAGTGGAGCGCCGGCGGCCGGCAGCAGTGGCCCGGGGGCCCGGAGCTCTTCGACTCGAGGCCGGCGCTGCGGGTCAACGCCTTCCTGTCAGACATGGCTGCTTACTTCAGGTCCTCAGCTGGCAGGAGCGCCGCCAGGACCCCTCCCAAGGATGTCCTCTGTGACGCCTGCgctaaaagcaaacagaaggCCGTGAAGTCCTCGCACCGCCGGACTCGCCTGGAGCCTCATCGGAGGACCGCCATGGAGACCCAGGTGTGCACGAAGCACGACAAACCCCTGGAGATGTTCTGCAGGACGGATCGGGCGCCCGTGTGTCTGTCCTGCGCCGCGTCCGACCACAGGAGACATCACGTCGTCCCTCTGATCGATGACTGGGACGGGAAGAGGAAGGAGCTGGACGTCCAACAGATGATCCAGGAGAGGCTGCTGAAGATCGAGCAGCTCAATCAGTCGCTGAAGGTCAGCAAGGAGGCCGCGGAGGGCGTGATGGCGGCCGCCGTGGAGGACTGCGCCGCCTTGATCAAGTCGTCCCGGAGGAACCTGGACCTGCTCATGGACGTGATCGAGCGCAAGCAGGAAGCGGCGGAGGCGCAAGCTGCCGGGTTCGtaaaggagctggaggaggagatctccgagctgctgaggaggagcTTGGAGCTGAAGTCGCCGTCTCGAAGCGAGGACCGCCTCCAGCTACGACGAAACGTCCCAGCCAGGGACTGGACCAAGGCCCGGGTCCAGCCCTCCTGCGACGGGACCGTGAGGACAGCGGCGGCCGAGCTGGGGACGCTCCGCAGGCACATGGAGAAGCTGTGCGCCGACGTGGAAGTGTCCCGGGTGCGGCTGTACCAGGTGGACGTGACTCTGGACCGGGACACGGCGAACCCACACCTGGTCCTGTCGGAGGACAGGAAACGAGTCGGCTGTGGGGAAGCCGAGCAGTCTGTCCCCGACACGCCGCAGAGGCTGTCCTCTTTTGCCGTCCTGGGAGAGCAGGCCTTCTCCTCGGGAAGGTTTTATTACGAGGTTCAGGTTGGCGGGAAAACCAAATGGGAACTGGGAGTGGTCCGGGAGTCCATTAACAGGAAGGCCGAGAACACGATCTGCCCCGAGAACGGTTACTGGGTCGTGTGGCTGAGGAATGGACACTACAGAGCTCTTTCCGGACCTTCGGTCCCCCTCCACCTGAAGTCCAAACCCCAGAAGGTGGGGGTGTTTGTGGATCAGGACGAAGGTCTGGTTCGCTTCTACGATCCAGACGCTCCAGTCCTGATTTACTCGTTCGCCGGCTGCAAGTTCGGCGGGAAACTGCTCCCGTACTTCAGTCCCTGTCCGAGTGATGGCGGGAAAAACTCAACTCCTCTCATCATCTCCCCAATCAGCCGAACGCTGTAG